Part of the Leptolyngbya iicbica LK genome is shown below.
ACTCCTCGTCCCAACGAGTATTACCAGAGCAATCAGATGGAACTGCCCATTGTGTCGGATCGCTATGAGGCAGAACAGCAAATTAAAGAGTTTTTGGGCCAATAACGGCGCTCAAAACTGTTAACCCTTAGTGCAGTCGAACGAATTAGTGAGCAGGACATGACGAACACTCCCAATGAACCAACGGTTTATCCCATTTTTACGGTGCGGTGGCTAGCCGTACACACCCTTGGCGTTCCCAGCGTTTTCTTCTTGGGCGCGATCGCCGCAATGCAGTTTATTCAGCGATAGGAGCACACCAGTGGAACGGAATCAGAATCCGAATAAACAACCAGTTGAGCTGAACCGGACATCCCTTTATCTGGGACTGTTGCTGGTCTTTGTGACTGGGTTGCTGTTTTCCAGTTATTTCTTCAACTAAGTCTGGCAAGTCATTAGTTTCATCAGGCTTTGAGCCGCTGTTGTTGTGTTGATTAGTTTGTGAGTAGGAGGTACCAAAATGATTAAGAATGGACGGATTCCTTTGTGGATTGTGGCCACCGTTGCTGGCACTGGTGTGCTGGTGGTAGTCGGTCTGTTTTTCTACGGGGCTTATGCGGGCGTCGGTTCAGCCGTTTAGTTAATCTTGGCAGGCGCTTCTATTGCTGTCATACGCCTCAAAGCGGTTGCTTAACCAGCAGCCGCTTTTTAGTTGCTTAAAATTTGAATCGCTGAATCATTTTATGAATACTCGCGCCTCCTACTTCATCGCCTGCAGTCATGTCGCCTGAGGTGAAGTGAGCGGGGAGATGCTTTTGGGCAATAATGTATTCGCTTTCGGCCTACCGCTGATGGGCGGGCCGACTTCGTTGTTCGAGCCAGAGCAAGAGACCGTTGAAGGCAAAGGCGAGGATGGCGACTGCGATCGCGCCAGCCCAAATTTTGTCAATGCGATTCGTTTGAATGCCGTCGAACAAGAGTGTACCCAAGCCGCCAGCATTGAACTTGGCACCGATCGTCGCGATCGCGATCGCCACAATTGCGGCAATTCTCACCCCCGCTACAAACACAGGCAACACCAACGGCACCTGCACCCACCACCACCGTTGCCATAGGCTCATGCCCATGCCCCGCGCCGCTTCGAGTATCGAGCCATCAATGCCCGCCAGGCCCACGGTGAGGTTGCGTACCAAAATGACCTGGGTATAGATCACCATTGCCACGATGACCGAGGTCGCATTGAGCCCAAACACAGGCACCAGAAAAATAATCAGCGCCAGACTAGGAATCGTGTAAAAAATTCCCAATAGCCCCATCACCGGAACGGAAAGCCAGCGCACATGGTTAATCAACAAGGCAATGGGAACGGCAATCAGAATAGCGATCGCCAAAGCACTGAGCGTCATCTGTAAATGCTGCCAGACCAGGGTTGCGATTTCGCCAGGGTGGTTCAGCAAATAGGCCATCAGTGGTTGTGCTCC
Proteins encoded:
- the psbF gene encoding cytochrome b559 subunit beta: MTNTPNEPTVYPIFTVRWLAVHTLGVPSVFFLGAIAAMQFIQR
- a CDS encoding photosystem II reaction center protein L; the encoded protein is MERNQNPNKQPVELNRTSLYLGLLLVFVTGLLFSSYFFN
- a CDS encoding photosystem II reaction center protein J, producing the protein MIKNGRIPLWIVATVAGTGVLVVVGLFFYGAYAGVGSAV
- a CDS encoding ABC transporter permease — translated: MAYLLNHPGEIATLVWQHLQMTLSALAIAILIAVPIALLINHVRWLSVPVMGLLGIFYTIPSLALIIFLVPVFGLNATSVIVAMVIYTQVILVRNLTVGLAGIDGSILEAARGMGMSLWQRWWWVQVPLVLPVFVAGVRIAAIVAIAIATIGAKFNAGGLGTLLFDGIQTNRIDKIWAGAIAVAILAFAFNGLLLWLEQRSRPAHQR